One Roseomonas sp. OT10 DNA window includes the following coding sequences:
- the hemW gene encoding radical SAM family heme chaperone HemW: MPDEPLALYVHWPFCASKCPYCDFNSHVRERVDAARFGRALRAELAGEAARTGRRRLASVFFGGGTPSLMPPEVVADLLADARRLFDAPPGLEVTLEANPTSVEAAKLRAFRAAGVNRLSLGVQSLDEAALAFLGRRHSAAEAIAALEHARATFPRLSFDLIYARPGQEEAAWRAELRRALALAADHLSLYQLTIEPGTRFATEHARGAFALPEDEAAASMYRATAEEAAGFGLEPYEVSNYARAGAESRHNLTYWRYGDYLGLGPGAHQRLGLDGELLAARRHRGPEAWLERVERDGHGRVEEEALAPADRAREALLMGLRLREGIDPGRVAARSGLPFAETVEPAVLEACLEEGYLAWTPDGRLLATSEGRLRLDALLPALLR, encoded by the coding sequence GTGCCCGACGAGCCCCTCGCCCTCTACGTCCACTGGCCCTTCTGCGCCTCGAAGTGCCCGTACTGCGACTTCAACTCGCATGTGCGGGAGCGCGTGGACGCGGCCCGCTTCGGCCGGGCGCTGCGGGCGGAGCTGGCGGGGGAGGCGGCGCGCACCGGGCGGCGCCGGCTGGCCTCGGTCTTCTTCGGCGGCGGCACGCCCTCGCTGATGCCGCCCGAGGTGGTGGCGGACCTGCTGGCGGATGCGCGCCGCCTGTTCGACGCCCCGCCCGGGCTGGAGGTCACGCTGGAGGCCAACCCGACCTCGGTGGAGGCGGCGAAGCTGCGCGCCTTCCGGGCGGCGGGGGTGAACCGGCTGAGCCTGGGCGTGCAGTCGCTGGACGAGGCGGCGCTGGCCTTCCTCGGCCGGCGGCACTCGGCGGCGGAGGCGATCGCGGCGCTGGAGCACGCCCGCGCGACCTTCCCGCGCCTGTCCTTCGACCTGATCTATGCCCGCCCCGGCCAGGAGGAGGCCGCCTGGCGCGCGGAGCTGCGGCGGGCCCTGGCGCTGGCCGCCGATCACCTCTCCCTCTACCAGCTCACCATCGAGCCGGGCACGCGTTTCGCCACCGAACATGCCCGCGGCGCCTTCGCCCTGCCGGAGGACGAGGCGGCGGCCTCCATGTACCGCGCCACGGCGGAGGAGGCGGCGGGCTTCGGGCTGGAGCCCTACGAGGTCTCCAACTACGCCAGGGCCGGGGCGGAGAGCCGGCACAACCTCACCTACTGGCGCTATGGCGACTATCTCGGCCTCGGCCCGGGGGCGCACCAGCGGCTGGGGCTGGACGGGGAGCTGCTCGCCGCGCGGCGCCACCGCGGTCCGGAGGCCTGGCTGGAGCGGGTCGAGCGCGATGGCCATGGCCGCGTCGAGGAGGAGGCGCTGGCCCCGGCGGACCGGGCGCGCGAGGCGCTGCTGATGGGGCTGCGCCTCCGCGAGGGGATCGACCCCGGCCGCGTCGCCGCGCGCAGCGGCCTGCCCTTCGCCGAGACGGTGGAGCCGGCCGTGCTGGAGGCGTGCCTGGAGGAAGGCTACCTGGCCTGGACCCCGGATGGCCGCCTGCTGGCCACCTCCGAAGGCCGCCTGCGCCTCGACGCGCTGTTGCCTGCGCTGTTGCGCTGA
- a CDS encoding DUF3574 domain-containing protein encodes MRGAALAALPLLAACMAQPAPGGCPAGLAPGMVAEAFLGRDRAGAPEVSEAELAAFLAEEATPRFPDGLTVLDAAGQWRGADGGVLRERSRLLVIALPGADAAQAAARLAPLAEAYRTRFRQEAVLRVVRPACLGF; translated from the coding sequence ATGCGCGGGGCGGCGCTGGCGGCGCTGCCGCTGCTCGCCGCCTGCATGGCCCAGCCGGCACCGGGCGGCTGCCCGGCCGGGCTGGCGCCGGGGATGGTGGCCGAGGCCTTCCTCGGCCGCGACCGCGCCGGCGCCCCGGAGGTGAGCGAGGCGGAGTTGGCCGCCTTCCTGGCCGAGGAGGCGACGCCGCGCTTCCCGGACGGGCTCACCGTGCTGGACGCCGCGGGGCAGTGGCGCGGCGCCGATGGCGGGGTGCTGCGCGAACGCTCCAGGCTGCTGGTCATCGCCCTGCCGGGCGCGGACGCCGCCCAGGCCGCCGCCCGGCTCGCGCCGCTGGCGGAGGCCTACCGCACCCGCTTCCGGCAGGAGGCGGTCCTGCGGGTGGTGCGGCCCGCCTGCCTGGGCTTCTGA
- a CDS encoding DMT family transporter, translating to MMIHWLSLAAAICTSLAGQVLLKAGTLGEGGFLTQLFRWQTIIGLGAYGGAALLYIVALRKIPMSVALPCTAASYILIALIGHFAFGEALGTQKVAAIGLIGAGVILLATA from the coding sequence ATGATGATCCACTGGCTGTCCCTGGCGGCGGCGATCTGCACCTCGCTCGCCGGCCAAGTGCTGCTGAAGGCGGGCACGCTGGGGGAGGGGGGCTTCCTCACCCAGCTCTTCCGCTGGCAGACCATCATCGGCCTGGGCGCCTATGGCGGGGCCGCGCTGCTCTACATCGTCGCGCTGCGGAAGATCCCGATGAGCGTGGCCCTGCCCTGCACCGCCGCCTCCTACATCCTGATCGCGCTGATCGGCCACTTCGCCTTCGGCGAGGCGCTGGGGACGCAGAAGGTCGCGGCGATCGGGCTGATCGGCGCCGGGGTCATCCTGCTGGCGACCGCCTGA
- a CDS encoding glycosyltransferase family 2 protein, translating into MPALTELPPFRGLSIVVPVYRGAATIGRLVEALSALEPEGGIEIVLVNDGSPDNSGEVCRRLAETATVPLTYVEHARNFGEHNAVMTGLRHARGSYVITMDDDLQNPPEEVVRLYDHARLNGCDVVYTRYAEKKHEAWRNLGSRFANAVADSLLDKPRGLYLSSFRCMSALVVREVTRYAGPYPYIDGLIMQVTQRIDSIEVRHLARMDGRSNYTLRRLVRLWLNLATSFSVVPLRFAAFAGIAMGALGLLAALLVVLEAVMGHPPSGWASLMVVTLLIAGVQFVILGVLGEYVGRAFLSANGKPQGVVRDVVRGTAGHAAREYPPRAEPAGLSARP; encoded by the coding sequence ATGCCTGCCCTGACCGAGCTGCCGCCCTTCCGCGGCCTGTCCATCGTCGTGCCCGTCTACCGGGGCGCCGCCACCATCGGCCGCCTGGTCGAGGCCCTCTCCGCCCTGGAGCCGGAAGGCGGGATCGAGATCGTCCTGGTCAACGACGGCAGCCCCGACAACTCCGGCGAGGTCTGCCGCCGCCTGGCCGAGACCGCGACGGTGCCGCTGACCTATGTCGAGCACGCCCGCAACTTCGGCGAGCACAACGCGGTCATGACCGGGCTGCGCCATGCCCGCGGCAGCTACGTCATCACCATGGACGACGATCTGCAGAACCCGCCGGAGGAGGTCGTCCGCCTCTACGACCATGCGCGCCTCAACGGCTGCGACGTGGTCTACACCCGCTATGCCGAGAAGAAGCACGAGGCCTGGCGCAACCTGGGCAGCCGCTTCGCCAATGCCGTGGCGGACAGCCTGCTGGACAAGCCGCGCGGCCTCTACCTCTCCTCCTTCCGCTGCATGTCCGCCCTGGTGGTGCGGGAGGTGACGCGCTACGCCGGGCCCTATCCCTACATCGACGGGCTGATCATGCAGGTGACGCAGCGCATCGATTCCATCGAGGTGCGCCACCTGGCCCGGATGGACGGGCGCTCCAACTACACGCTGCGCCGGCTGGTGCGGCTGTGGCTGAACCTCGCCACCTCCTTCTCCGTCGTGCCGCTGCGCTTCGCCGCCTTCGCCGGCATCGCCATGGGCGCGCTGGGCCTGCTCGCCGCGCTGCTGGTGGTGCTGGAGGCGGTGATGGGCCACCCGCCCTCCGGCTGGGCCTCGCTGATGGTGGTGACGCTGCTGATCGCCGGCGTGCAGTTCGTCATCCTGGGCGTGCTGGGCGAATATGTCGGCCGCGCCTTCCTCTCCGCGAACGGCAAGCCGCAGGGGGTGGTGCGCGACGTGGTGCGCGGCACGGCCGGACATGCCGCGCGCGAATACCCGCCCCGTGCCGAGCCCGCCGGCCTGTCCGCCCGCCCGTGA
- a CDS encoding class I SAM-dependent methyltransferase, which produces MDAAEDGMWWYRAVHARLAATLAARPRPGRVLDAGCGTGGGMRALAAALPGVELVGLEYDAAAAARAAAKSGRPVAGGDVNRLPFADGAFAAVVSVDVLCHRGVSEAEALAELRRVLAPGGLLVLNLPAFEWLRSAHDTRVHNARRYTARGARGLLAAAGFAGIETRYWNSLLLPLMVVQRKVLAAREDAASDVAPFPPWLDAALAAVDAAERRLAALGARFPAGGSVLALATKP; this is translated from the coding sequence ATGGACGCGGCCGAGGACGGCATGTGGTGGTACCGCGCCGTCCACGCCCGCCTCGCCGCCACCCTGGCCGCCCGCCCGCGGCCAGGGCGGGTGCTGGATGCCGGCTGCGGCACCGGCGGCGGGATGCGGGCGCTGGCCGCCGCCCTGCCGGGGGTCGAGCTGGTCGGGCTGGAATACGATGCCGCCGCCGCCGCCCGGGCCGCCGCCAAGTCCGGCCGGCCGGTGGCGGGGGGCGACGTGAACCGCCTGCCCTTCGCCGACGGGGCCTTCGCCGCCGTCGTCTCGGTGGACGTGCTCTGCCACCGCGGCGTCTCCGAGGCGGAGGCCCTGGCGGAGCTGCGCCGCGTCCTGGCCCCGGGCGGGCTGCTGGTGCTGAACCTGCCCGCCTTCGAGTGGCTGCGCTCGGCGCACGACACCCGCGTCCACAACGCCCGCCGCTACACCGCCCGGGGCGCGCGCGGGCTGCTGGCGGCGGCGGGCTTCGCCGGCATCGAGACGCGCTACTGGAATTCCCTGCTGCTGCCGCTGATGGTCGTGCAGCGCAAGGTGCTGGCCGCCCGCGAGGATGCGGCCAGCGACGTCGCCCCCTTCCCCCCCTGGCTGGATGCGGCCCTCGCCGCCGTGGACGCCGCCGAGCGGCGCCTCGCGGCGCTGGGGGCGCGCTTCCCGGCCGGCGGGTCCGTGCTGGCCCTGGCCACGAAGCCCTGA
- a CDS encoding DMT family transporter: MADRERGAPPGPSAAPPPGPAGRAATPAAPASAGPTLPAEDTLRGIGLIAFAYFVTSCSDAAMKWALPEIGEAMAMAWRGLFGALSVAAAARLARRSRAGKLRLRPVNAPLVFWRSGLNCLVTLGFYIAWHRGMALADTYAVSSTTPLVMTLLAIPLLGEQVGWRRWTSTGIGFLGVLFMLQPGGALWRWEVAMVLGTIGILALTRIWTRTLARTDSAATVAFWVMAAQVPGGLLMLPFFPPAHALPAPGTMLVLVLLGSAHGMAHLLFSRAFALAPVSVLAPFEYTPLLWGVLLGLLIWGDRPAATTLAGAAVVAAAGLYNLHRERLRARERMRASAARAVETPP; the protein is encoded by the coding sequence GTGGCTGACCGAGAACGGGGCGCCCCGCCGGGGCCTTCCGCCGCACCGCCGCCAGGTCCCGCCGGGCGGGCCGCCACCCCGGCAGCTCCCGCCTCGGCAGGCCCCACCCTGCCAGCCGAGGACACGCTGCGCGGCATCGGCCTGATCGCCTTCGCCTATTTCGTCACCTCCTGTTCCGACGCCGCGATGAAGTGGGCCCTCCCCGAGATCGGGGAGGCGATGGCGATGGCGTGGCGCGGGCTGTTCGGCGCCCTCTCCGTGGCCGCTGCCGCCCGGCTGGCGCGGCGCAGCCGGGCGGGGAAGCTGCGGCTGCGCCCGGTGAACGCGCCGCTGGTCTTCTGGCGCAGCGGGCTGAACTGCCTCGTCACGCTGGGCTTCTACATCGCCTGGCACCGCGGCATGGCGCTCGCCGACACCTATGCCGTCTCCTCCACCACGCCGCTGGTGATGACGCTGCTGGCCATCCCCCTGCTGGGCGAGCAGGTGGGGTGGCGGCGCTGGACCAGCACCGGCATCGGCTTCCTGGGCGTGCTGTTCATGCTCCAGCCGGGCGGCGCGCTCTGGCGCTGGGAGGTGGCGATGGTGCTGGGCACCATCGGCATCCTGGCGCTGACCCGGATCTGGACCCGGACCCTCGCGCGCACCGATTCCGCCGCCACCGTCGCGTTCTGGGTGATGGCGGCGCAGGTCCCGGGCGGGTTGCTGATGCTGCCCTTCTTCCCGCCCGCGCACGCGCTGCCGGCGCCCGGCACGATGCTCGTGCTGGTGCTGCTGGGCAGCGCGCACGGCATGGCGCACCTGCTCTTCTCGCGCGCCTTCGCCCTGGCGCCGGTCAGCGTGCTGGCCCCGTTCGAGTACACCCCGCTGCTCTGGGGCGTGCTGCTGGGGCTGCTGATCTGGGGCGACCGCCCGGCCGCCACGACCCTGGCCGGGGCGGCGGTCGTGGCGGCGGCCGGGCTGTACAACCTGCACCGCGAACGGCTGCGCGCCCGCGAGCGGATGCGCGCCTCGGCCGCCCGGGCGGTGGAGACGCCGCCATGA
- a CDS encoding DMT family transporter codes for MTDPPPRPAMRHDIRRGALLMLGATLTLTLMGALVKLLSARIPFLELMVFRNMLALPVVLAIAATRPGGVRLRTKRPLGHLVRALTGLCGMGLSFYTLTLLPLADQTVLSYTQPLFVILLAIPFLGERPGPRRWVAVLTGFAGVMVVALGQGALGGGSAPAWAYFLAAAQGAVAATTVLMVRQLSGTETSTTIVLWQSMLMTAITATMLPFVWVPPTGQEWLLLLIMGLLGGLGQVLLTEAFASALVSALGAYSYSGLIWAMLIGLLVFGDAPGLAMLGGAALIVAAGLVVLRGEGRKQA; via the coding sequence ATGACCGACCCCCCGCCCCGTCCCGCCATGCGGCACGACATCCGGCGCGGCGCGCTGCTGATGCTCGGGGCCACGCTGACGCTGACGCTGATGGGGGCGCTGGTGAAGCTGCTTTCCGCCCGTATCCCCTTCCTGGAGCTGATGGTCTTCCGCAACATGCTGGCCCTGCCGGTGGTGCTGGCGATCGCCGCCACCCGGCCCGGGGGGGTGAGGCTGCGGACGAAGCGGCCGCTCGGGCATCTGGTGCGGGCGCTGACCGGCCTGTGCGGGATGGGGCTGTCCTTCTACACCCTCACCCTGCTGCCGCTGGCCGACCAGACGGTGCTCTCCTACACCCAGCCGCTCTTCGTCATCCTGCTCGCCATCCCCTTCCTGGGGGAGCGGCCGGGGCCACGCCGCTGGGTGGCGGTGCTGACGGGCTTCGCGGGGGTCATGGTGGTGGCGCTCGGCCAGGGCGCCCTCGGCGGCGGGTCGGCGCCGGCCTGGGCCTATTTCCTCGCCGCGGCGCAGGGGGCGGTGGCGGCGACGACCGTGCTGATGGTCCGCCAGCTCTCCGGCACGGAGACCAGCACGACCATCGTGCTGTGGCAGTCCATGCTGATGACCGCGATCACGGCCACCATGCTGCCCTTCGTCTGGGTCCCCCCGACCGGCCAGGAATGGCTGCTGCTGCTGATCATGGGCCTGCTGGGCGGGCTGGGCCAGGTGCTGCTGACGGAGGCCTTCGCCTCCGCGCTGGTCTCGGCGCTCGGCGCCTATTCCTACAGCGGGCTGATCTGGGCGATGCTGATCGGGCTGCTCGTCTTCGGCGACGCGCCGGGGCTGGCGATGCTGGGTGGCGCGGCGCTGATCGTGGCGGCCGGGCTGGTGGTGCTGCGTGGCGAGGGGCGGAAGCAGGCATGA
- a CDS encoding MBL fold metallo-hydrolase: MSGGSPFPVGPIPFRRDDPLPPGQAVEVAPGVRRLLCDNPGPFTFRGTNSWIVGRGRVAVIDPGPADPRQTEAILRATAGERIVRIVITHTHRDHSPGAAALSRATGAPTAGFGPHLTPAEAGGEGGDHGFTPDERLPDGAGIEGDDWRLTALHTPGHCANHLCLALEGSGLLFSGDHVMGWSTSVVSPPDGDMADYMASLGRLAGRDDRVLLPGHGPTVEEPAPFLAALAAHRREREERVLEALRAARLATAASLVPAVYGPELDPRLVGGAARSLLAHLIKLEREGAARREGEGFSAA, encoded by the coding sequence ATGAGCGGCGGTTCCCCCTTCCCCGTCGGGCCCATCCCCTTCCGGCGCGACGACCCGCTGCCCCCCGGCCAGGCGGTGGAGGTCGCGCCGGGCGTGCGCCGCCTGCTCTGCGACAACCCCGGTCCCTTCACCTTCCGCGGCACCAACAGCTGGATCGTCGGACGCGGCCGGGTGGCGGTGATCGACCCCGGCCCCGCCGACCCGCGGCAGACCGAGGCCATCCTGCGCGCCACGGCGGGCGAGCGGATCGTGCGGATCGTGATCACCCACACGCACCGGGACCACTCCCCCGGCGCCGCGGCGCTGTCGCGGGCGACCGGCGCGCCGACCGCGGGCTTCGGCCCGCATCTCACCCCGGCCGAGGCCGGGGGCGAGGGCGGCGACCACGGCTTCACCCCGGACGAGCGCCTGCCCGACGGCGCCGGCATCGAGGGGGATGACTGGCGGCTGACCGCCCTGCACACGCCCGGGCATTGCGCCAACCACCTCTGCCTGGCGCTGGAGGGGAGCGGCCTGCTGTTCAGCGGCGATCACGTGATGGGCTGGTCCACCAGCGTGGTCTCGCCCCCCGATGGCGACATGGCGGACTACATGGCCTCGCTCGGCCGGCTGGCGGGGCGGGACGACCGCGTCCTGCTCCCCGGCCATGGCCCGACCGTGGAGGAGCCCGCGCCCTTCCTCGCCGCCCTGGCCGCGCATCGGCGCGAGCGGGAGGAGCGGGTGCTGGAGGCGTTGCGGGCGGCACGGCTGGCGACGGCGGCCTCCCTGGTCCCGGCGGTCTATGGCCCGGAACTCGACCCGCGGCTGGTGGGCGGGGCGGCCCGCAGCCTGCTCGCCCACCTGATCAAGCTGGAGCGCGAGGGGGCGGCCCGGCGCGAGGGCGAGGGCTTCTCCGCCGCCTGA
- a CDS encoding lysophospholipid acyltransferase family protein, with protein sequence MQASTPRDPTEALRPQRKGRGMPLRFRTALPGVAFRDVLGPRALGGRLRAVRRLTLCVLWTLVAIPVQAVLLLLPGRAKIRFARLYWRGMQILFGLRVSVVGAAPAGPRSLYLANHSSWLDILVLGGTLEACFVAKAEVGRWPMIGIVAKLGRTVFVSRARGRTGSEAVEMRERLEAGDSLILFPEGTSSDGTRVLPFRSSFLAVANAAAMVQPISVGYDQLGYLPTGRRERPLFAWYGDMDIGSHAWRLARHAGAHVTVVVHEAVSPAEVPDRKTLSAAAQTVVATGAATLRQNRRPEALALRLPTGRARPQRGADSPAD encoded by the coding sequence ATGCAGGCCTCCACACCGCGCGATCCCACCGAAGCCCTGCGGCCGCAGCGCAAGGGGCGTGGCATGCCGCTGCGCTTCCGCACCGCCCTGCCCGGCGTCGCCTTCCGCGACGTGCTGGGTCCCCGGGCGCTGGGCGGGCGGCTCCGGGCGGTGCGCCGGCTGACCCTCTGCGTGCTCTGGACCCTGGTGGCCATCCCCGTCCAGGCGGTGCTGCTGCTGCTGCCCGGCCGCGCCAAGATCCGCTTCGCGCGGCTCTACTGGCGCGGGATGCAGATCCTGTTCGGGCTGCGGGTCAGCGTGGTCGGCGCCGCGCCGGCCGGGCCGCGCAGCCTCTACCTCGCCAACCATTCCTCCTGGCTCGACATCCTCGTCCTGGGCGGGACGCTGGAAGCCTGCTTCGTGGCCAAGGCCGAGGTCGGGCGCTGGCCGATGATCGGGATCGTCGCCAAGCTGGGGCGGACGGTTTTCGTCAGCCGCGCGCGTGGCCGCACCGGCAGCGAGGCGGTGGAGATGCGCGAACGGCTGGAGGCCGGCGACAGCCTGATCCTCTTCCCGGAGGGGACCAGCAGCGACGGCACGCGCGTCCTGCCGTTCCGCTCCTCCTTCCTCGCCGTGGCGAACGCCGCCGCGATGGTGCAGCCCATCTCCGTCGGCTACGACCAGCTCGGCTACCTGCCGACCGGGCGGCGGGAGCGGCCGCTCTTCGCCTGGTATGGCGACATGGATATCGGCAGCCACGCATGGCGCCTGGCGCGCCATGCCGGCGCCCACGTGACCGTCGTGGTGCACGAGGCGGTCAGCCCGGCCGAGGTCCCCGACCGCAAGACACTCTCCGCCGCCGCGCAGACGGTGGTGGCGACCGGGGCCGCCACCCTGCGTCAGAACCGCAGGCCAGAGGCGCTGGCGCTGCGGCTGCCGACGGGGCGGGCGCGGCCGCAGCGCGGGGCGGATTCGCCGGCCGACTGA
- a CDS encoding polysaccharide pyruvyl transferase family protein gives MKLVYYRKHVPNFGDDLNPALWPALAPQLFDGDVEPEDGFVGIGTIIGMPCEPKRLHVFSSGVGNDRPTGWSDKDVRYWCVRGPISARLLGLEADRAITDGAILTPLVEGFPKAATGSGGTLVVPHFETLDHPGWPEATKLAGYDLLDPRGTPQDVVAKIAGARLVLTESLHGAILADVYGIPWIAFATSKNFAVTKWVDWTLSLGSDFELTLVPPPDAGPLLAFGRPVAPFGRTVRFGADDAMAHFDQRTGDDPVTLVTRLKGVIKRSPLIRPLLGCSPGRTAEALQALARSPSQLSAEPVRRELRERMMQRLGELKATVHPAPVA, from the coding sequence ATGAAACTCGTCTACTACCGCAAGCACGTGCCCAATTTCGGCGACGACCTGAATCCGGCGCTCTGGCCCGCACTGGCGCCGCAACTGTTCGACGGAGACGTGGAGCCCGAGGATGGCTTCGTGGGCATCGGCACGATCATCGGCATGCCCTGCGAACCCAAGCGGCTGCACGTCTTCTCCTCCGGCGTCGGCAACGACCGCCCCACCGGCTGGAGCGACAAGGACGTCCGGTACTGGTGCGTGCGCGGTCCGATCTCCGCGCGGCTGCTCGGGCTGGAGGCGGATCGCGCGATCACGGATGGCGCGATCCTGACGCCGCTGGTCGAGGGCTTCCCCAAGGCGGCCACCGGCAGCGGCGGCACGCTCGTGGTGCCGCATTTCGAGACGCTGGACCATCCGGGCTGGCCCGAGGCCACGAAGCTCGCCGGCTACGACCTGCTCGACCCGCGCGGCACGCCGCAGGACGTCGTCGCGAAGATCGCGGGCGCGAGGCTGGTGCTGACGGAATCGCTGCACGGCGCGATCCTCGCCGATGTCTACGGCATCCCCTGGATCGCCTTCGCGACTTCGAAGAACTTCGCCGTCACCAAGTGGGTGGACTGGACGCTCTCGCTCGGCTCCGACTTCGAGCTGACCCTGGTGCCGCCGCCCGATGCCGGGCCGCTCCTGGCCTTCGGGCGCCCGGTCGCGCCCTTCGGCCGCACCGTGCGCTTCGGCGCCGATGACGCCATGGCGCATTTCGATCAGCGGACGGGAGACGATCCGGTCACGCTGGTGACGCGGCTGAAGGGCGTGATCAAGCGCTCTCCACTGATCCGCCCGCTTCTGGGCTGCAGCCCGGGCCGCACCGCCGAGGCGTTGCAGGCGCTGGCCCGCTCGCCATCGCAGCTGAGCGCCGAGCCGGTGCGGCGCGAACTGCGTGAGCGCATGATGCAGCGCCTCGGCGAACTCAAGGCCACGGTCCACCCCGCCCCGGTCGCCTGA